From Companilactobacillus heilongjiangensis, one genomic window encodes:
- a CDS encoding GntR family transcriptional regulator produces MADLVYQKIITSLKKSIDAGEFSDMRLPDERSLAESYSVSRSSIKRALGLMADQGIIFKKRGSGTFVNPLYLKQGSSFNYSGKNLGITDSFNANGQKPGVKVLSFDVVHPSKDLQDNLFLKPSEFVYAFKRLRLLDDVPFMIETGYIPIKLAPELSEQIASESIFNYVESELGKEVNKTYLNISAEPSDAEGKELLHLADNEPVGLMEGIFFLDDGTPFEFSTMKLHYKYFKYDSFVDLANK; encoded by the coding sequence ATGGCCGATTTAGTTTATCAAAAAATTATTACATCATTGAAAAAATCAATTGATGCTGGGGAGTTCTCAGATATGCGTTTACCTGATGAAAGATCTCTAGCAGAAAGTTACAGTGTCAGCCGCAGCTCTATCAAACGAGCTCTAGGTTTAATGGCTGATCAAGGAATCATCTTTAAAAAACGTGGTTCAGGGACATTTGTTAATCCGTTGTATTTGAAGCAAGGTTCGTCTTTCAATTACAGTGGCAAGAACCTTGGTATCACGGACAGTTTCAACGCTAATGGACAAAAGCCAGGCGTGAAAGTTTTGAGTTTTGACGTTGTGCATCCAAGTAAAGATTTACAGGATAATTTATTTCTCAAGCCTTCAGAATTCGTCTATGCCTTCAAACGCTTGCGCCTGTTGGATGACGTGCCATTCATGATTGAAACTGGCTATATTCCCATCAAGTTGGCGCCTGAATTGTCAGAGCAAATTGCTTCTGAATCTATCTTCAATTATGTAGAATCAGAATTAGGCAAAGAAGTTAATAAAACTTACTTGAATATTTCGGCAGAACCATCTGATGCTGAAGGTAAGGAGTTATTGCATTTAGCTGATAATGAACCTGTTGGATTGATGGAAGGTATTTTCTTCTTAGACGACGGAACACCGTTCGAATTTTCGACAATGAAGTTGCATTATAAGTATTTCAAGTACGATTCATTCGTTGATTTGGCAAATAAGTAA
- a CDS encoding choloylglycine hydrolase family protein, translating into MCTSLSLGALDGSKFLARTMDFAFELNGRPTFLPENYKWISSFDQAVYTTDYAIMGTGAKYGNNYMVADGFNEYGLSAAELYFSNAAKYDEKPTEGKMNLVAEEFILWALGNNKNIDELRENLKEVRLIDSDAGVMGQNQPLHFIFSDATGATYVLEPEGNGLILEEDKVGVMTNTPNYDWHKTNLANYLGAQQMSFKAKNFGDQEVIPLGSNGTFRLPGGYTAVDRFVRTAFNRSKTEQPKNAKQAVNTILHILDSVTIPRGVNLKDNGDPSYTQYQTVLDLTNKVMYFVPYGNRTVYSVKMTEDLINNQKEPKEFEVALKQEFATLN; encoded by the coding sequence ATGTGCACAAGTCTTAGCCTAGGAGCTTTAGATGGCTCTAAATTTTTAGCAAGAACAATGGATTTCGCCTTCGAATTGAATGGTCGTCCAACTTTCTTACCAGAAAACTACAAATGGATCTCATCATTTGATCAAGCGGTTTATACAACGGATTACGCAATCATGGGAACAGGTGCCAAATATGGTAATAACTATATGGTAGCCGACGGTTTCAATGAATACGGTCTATCTGCTGCTGAATTATATTTCTCAAACGCAGCCAAGTATGATGAAAAACCAACTGAAGGAAAAATGAATCTTGTCGCTGAAGAATTTATTCTTTGGGCATTAGGTAACAACAAGAACATTGATGAACTCCGTGAAAATTTGAAGGAAGTTCGTTTGATTGATTCAGATGCTGGTGTTATGGGTCAAAATCAACCATTACACTTTATTTTCAGCGATGCTACAGGGGCAACTTATGTCCTAGAACCAGAGGGCAATGGCTTAATTCTTGAAGAAGATAAAGTTGGTGTTATGACTAATACACCTAACTATGACTGGCACAAGACTAACTTGGCTAACTACTTGGGTGCTCAACAAATGAGTTTCAAGGCTAAGAATTTCGGTGACCAAGAAGTTATTCCATTAGGTTCAAATGGTACATTCAGATTGCCAGGAGGCTACACAGCCGTTGACCGTTTCGTCAGAACAGCTTTCAACCGTAGCAAGACTGAACAACCAAAGAATGCTAAGCAAGCCGTAAACACAATTTTGCACATTCTCGACAGTGTAACAATTCCTCGTGGTGTTAATTTGAAAGATAATGGCGACCCAAGCTACACACAATACCAAACAGTTTTGGACTTAACTAATAAAGTAATGTATTTTGTACCATACGGTAACAGAACAGTTTACTCAGTTAAGATGACAGAAGATTTGATCAATAACCAAAAAGAACCAAAAGAATTCGAAGTAGCTCTAAAACAAGAATTCGCAACATTGAACTAG
- a CDS encoding phosphoketolase family protein codes for MTDYSSKEYLNLVDKYWQAANYISVGQLYLKDNPLLRRELKPDDVKVHPIGHWGTIAGQNFIYAHLNRAINKYGLKMFYIEGPGHGGQVMVSNSYLDGSYTETYPEITQDTKGMQKLFKQFSFPGGVASHAAPETPGSMHEGGELGYSLSHGVGAVLDNPDEIAAVVIGDGEAETGPLAASWFSNVFINPVDDGAVLPILNLNGFKISNPTILSRKSDEDLTKYFEGMGWDPMFVEGTDPEKMHPEMAQTVDAAIEKIQSIQTEARKHPASEAKMPKWPVIIFRAPKGWTGPKTWDGVPIEGSFRAHQIPIPVDQNDMQHADKLVEWMESYKPDELFDENGTLKSEIAAIAPKGQSRMAMNPIVNGGVDPKPLKLPDYKNYALNFDKRGSKVAQDMIELGKYLEDVIKNNPDNFRLFGPDETMSNRLYDIFKTTNRQWMEPVHEPNDQYEAPAGRIIDSQLSEHQAEGFNEGYTLTGRHGIFASYEAFLRVVDSMLTQHFKWLRKANELGWRKKYPSLNVIATSTAFQQDHNGYTHQDPGIITHLAEKKPEYIREYFPADTNSLLAVMPKILDDQEKINLLVTSKQPRPQFYSIEEGQELAEKGLKVIDWASNDNGDPDIVIAAAGTEPNLESLAAISILRKAKPELKIRFVNVVDLLKLRSPKVDPRGLTDEEFNEIFTIDKPVLFAFHGFEDIIKDIFFDRENHNLYVHGYRENGDITTPFDMRVVNEMDRFHLAEEAAVAVQGDGASDFADEMEAKVDKHNKYIREYGDDLPEVQEWKWE; via the coding sequence ATGACAGATTACTCATCAAAAGAATACTTAAATTTAGTAGATAAATATTGGCAAGCAGCAAATTATATTTCTGTTGGTCAACTTTACTTAAAAGATAATCCTTTATTAAGACGTGAATTAAAACCTGACGATGTTAAAGTTCATCCGATTGGACACTGGGGAACTATCGCCGGTCAAAACTTTATTTATGCTCATTTAAACCGTGCTATCAACAAGTATGGTCTCAAAATGTTTTATATCGAAGGCCCTGGTCATGGTGGGCAAGTAATGGTTTCAAACTCTTATCTTGATGGTAGTTACACTGAAACTTATCCAGAAATTACTCAAGATACTAAAGGTATGCAAAAGCTATTCAAGCAATTTTCATTCCCAGGCGGTGTTGCATCACATGCTGCCCCTGAGACTCCTGGATCAATGCATGAAGGTGGAGAATTAGGTTATTCTCTATCACACGGTGTAGGTGCCGTTTTGGATAATCCTGACGAAATTGCTGCTGTTGTTATTGGTGACGGGGAAGCAGAAACTGGTCCTTTGGCCGCTTCATGGTTCTCAAACGTCTTCATTAACCCAGTTGATGATGGTGCTGTATTGCCAATCTTAAATCTAAATGGTTTCAAGATTTCTAACCCAACAATCTTGTCACGTAAGAGTGATGAAGATTTGACTAAGTACTTTGAAGGTATGGGTTGGGATCCAATGTTTGTTGAAGGAACTGATCCTGAAAAGATGCACCCAGAAATGGCTCAAACCGTTGATGCTGCAATCGAAAAGATTCAATCCATTCAAACAGAAGCTAGAAAACACCCAGCCTCAGAAGCTAAGATGCCTAAGTGGCCTGTAATTATTTTCCGTGCCCCTAAAGGTTGGACTGGCCCTAAGACTTGGGATGGCGTTCCAATTGAAGGCTCATTTAGAGCTCACCAAATTCCAATTCCTGTTGACCAAAATGATATGCAACATGCAGACAAATTGGTTGAATGGATGGAATCTTATAAACCAGACGAATTATTTGATGAAAATGGTACTTTGAAGAGTGAAATTGCTGCGATTGCACCTAAGGGTCAAAGCAGAATGGCTATGAACCCTATCGTTAATGGTGGAGTTGATCCAAAGCCTCTTAAATTGCCAGACTATAAAAATTACGCATTAAACTTTGATAAACGTGGTTCTAAAGTTGCTCAAGATATGATCGAGCTTGGTAAATATTTGGAAGATGTTATCAAGAATAATCCAGATAACTTCAGATTATTTGGACCCGATGAAACAATGTCCAACCGTTTGTATGACATCTTTAAGACAACAAACCGTCAATGGATGGAACCAGTTCACGAACCAAATGACCAATATGAAGCACCAGCTGGTCGTATCATCGATTCACAACTTTCAGAACACCAAGCAGAAGGTTTTAACGAAGGTTATACTTTGACAGGTCGTCACGGTATTTTCGCTAGTTATGAAGCATTCTTACGAGTAGTCGACTCAATGTTGACACAACACTTCAAGTGGCTTAGAAAAGCTAACGAATTAGGTTGGAGAAAGAAGTATCCTTCACTAAACGTTATTGCTACATCAACAGCTTTCCAACAAGATCACAATGGTTACACTCACCAAGATCCCGGTATTATTACTCACTTGGCTGAAAAGAAACCAGAGTATATCCGTGAATACTTCCCAGCCGACACAAACTCATTGTTAGCCGTAATGCCAAAGATTTTGGATGACCAAGAAAAGATCAATTTATTGGTTACTTCAAAGCAACCAAGACCACAATTCTACTCAATTGAAGAAGGTCAAGAATTGGCTGAAAAGGGACTCAAGGTAATCGATTGGGCCTCAAATGACAACGGAGATCCTGATATTGTGATTGCTGCTGCCGGAACAGAACCAAACCTTGAATCGTTGGCTGCTATTAGCATTCTTAGAAAAGCTAAGCCAGAACTCAAGATTAGATTCGTGAACGTCGTAGACCTATTGAAGTTGAGATCACCAAAAGTTGACCCTCGTGGTTTAACAGATGAAGAATTCAACGAAATCTTCACAATTGATAAACCAGTATTGTTTGCCTTCCACGGTTTCGAAGATATTATTAAAGACATCTTCTTTGATCGTGAAAACCACAATCTTTACGTACATGGTTATCGTGAAAATGGTGATATCACAACACCATTCGATATGCGTGTAGTTAATGAGATGGATAGATTCCACTTGGCAGAAGAAGCAGCTGTGGCCGTACAAGGCGATGGTGCAAGCGACTTTGCTGATGAAATGGAAGCTAAAGTTGATAAGCATAACAAGTATATCCGCGAATATGGCGATGATTTGCCAGAAGTTCAAGAGTGGAAGTGGGAATAG